In Corvus cornix cornix isolate S_Up_H32 chromosome 28, ASM73873v5, whole genome shotgun sequence, one genomic interval encodes:
- the CHAF1A gene encoding chromatin assembly factor 1 subunit A: MECRDKAAVPPRKLVQARLPFKRLNPVPKEKFDVDSEVKKVKSSPSAFVPSKDPSLDASGASLDNVENDCQLGSDGNLTPKLVNGKGPLDHFIQKNPGGDTSDPGVVPDLPKGSGHGLGGGTERGDVDSRAAASVAITNGTIGTELSQLSCLNSSQSSPAGDPMETDGPCAAAAKAEEDSGGGIQLCSGAIGCKDVGSRKGTQSELKDVLFEGKVPVVLLEDIMTLKSPQVASLDGSATSENEALESSHEGDSGLTNSSLSSGSSPEVQLVAEPKRNTSPLAASTPARKVPQKFHRSSAEKEKLRLQRDQERADKLQKLQAEREEKGRLKEEAKAAKERAKEEAKKRKEEEKELKERERREKKEKEEKEKAEKLRVKEEKRKERQEALEAKLEEKRKKEEEKRLKEEEKRIHAQKAEITRFFQKPKTPQAPKTLAGSCGKFAPFEIKENMVLAPLSRVALDPDYLEQLDKLLHAQNGEVSFLRDLKCRKPRKTGPTLVSDSSDSVNSDVVVVDNCQTDAVPEREKFGRMKLLQFSENHRPAYWGTWNKRTSLIRARNPWSKDTKLLDYEVDSDEEWEEEEPGESLSHSEEDDEEEGEDEDEDDGFFVPHGYLSEDEGVTEECDPENQKVRQKLKAKEWDELIAKGKRFHVLQPVKIGCVWERAAKDTSTNTDLKVLQQFTACVLDPPVAEEEQQTQKCSKKRAKDQQILGHLLPLLHGNVHGSKVIIQEFQECCRQGLFSDVTAGEGSDGSPSRPQTPGGEDSGVPSKARLKRIISENSVYEKRPEFRMCWYVHAEVLRSFGQEHLPVPCQWNYVTQVPCAGKDEVGSVPGVAVLQPTPLSAKRKAMGSMSITKFMKRPRGAEQAAEMDGFQADTEEDEEDDDCMIVDVQPGKGSTASESSGTRAAHQDSSMVSPSNTI; the protein is encoded by the exons ATGGAGTGCAGAGACAAAGCTGCTGTTCCTCCACGGAAGCTCGTCCAAG CTCGGCTGCCCTTCAAGCGCCTCAATCCTGtgccaaaggaaaaatttgATGTGGATTCAGAAGTCAAAAAAGTCAAGAGCTCCCCAAGTGCTTTTGTTCCAAGCAAGGATCCCTCCCTGGATGCCTCCGGTGCCTCCTTGGACAATGTGGAGAATGATTGCCAGCTGGGCTCAGATGGGAATTTGACTCCAAAACTTGTCAACGGAAAGGGTCCTTTGGACCATTTTATCCAGAAAAACCCAGGAGGTGACACAAGTGACCCTGGGGTTGTTCCTGACCTGCCTAAGGGCTCTGGCCACGGACTCGGGGGTGGCACAGAGCGGGGGGATGTGGATTCTAGAGCTGCTGCATCCGTGGCCATAACCAACGGCACGATAGGGACGGAGCTGAGCCAGCTGAGTTGCCTGAATTCCTcgcagagcagcccagcaggtGACCCCATGGAGACTGATGGgccctgtgcagctgcagccaagGCAGAGGAGGATTCGGGAGGCGGGATCCAGCTGTGCTCCGGGGCCATAGGGTGCAAGGACGTGGGAAGCAGGAAGGGGACCCAGAGCGAACTGAAGGATGTGCTCTTTGAGGGGAAGGTGCccgtggtgctgctggaggacaTCATGACTCTGAAATCCCCCCAAGTGGCTTCTCTGGACGGCAGCGCCACGTCGGAAAATGAGGCCTTGGAGTCGTCCCACGAGGGAGACTCGGGACTGACCAACTCCTCGCTGAGCTCCGGGAGCTCGCCCGAGGTGCAGCTGGTGGCAGAGCCCAAGAGGAACACGAGCCCTTTGGCTGCCTCCACACCTGCCAGGAAG GTACCTCAGAAATTCCACAGAAGTtcagcagagaaggagaagctgAGATTGCAAAGA GACCAGGAGCGCGCGGACAAGCTCCAGAAGCTGCAGGcggagagggaggagaaggggaggctGAAGGAAGAGGCAAAAGCTGCCAAAGAACGAGCCAAGGAGGAGGcgaagaagaggaaagaggaagagaaggagttgaaagagagagaaaggagggaaaagaaagaaaaggaggagaaggagaaagctgAGAAGCTGCGAGTGAAGGAGGAGAAGCgcaaggagaggcaggaggctTTGGA GGCAAAACttgaggagaagagaaagaaagaagaggagaaacggttaaaggaggaggaaaag CGCATTcatgcacagaaagcagaaatcacCAGGTTCTTCCAGAAACCAAAGACTCCACAAGCCCCGAAG ACCCTTGCTGGCTCCTGTGGGAAGTTTGCTCCTTTTGAAATTAAGGAGAACATGGTCTTAGCCCCCCTCAGTCGTGTTGCCCTGGATCCAGACTACCTAGAGCAGCTGGATAAGCTCCTGCATGCCCAGAATGGGGAAGTTTCTTTCTTGAGGGATCTAAAGTGTCGTAAACCACGAAAAACTGGGCCCACTTTGGtcagtgacagcagtgacagtgtGAACAG TGACGTGGTGGTGGTGGATAACTGCCAGACAGATGCTGTTCCTGAGAGGGAGAAGTTTGGCAGGATGAAGCTGCTGCAGTTCAGTGAAAATCACCGCCCTGCCTACTGGGGCACCTGGAACAAGAGAACCTCCCTGATCCGTGCCAGGAATCCATGGTCCAAGGACACT AAACTGCTGGACTATGAAGTAGACAGTGATGAAgagtgggaagaggaggagccaGGGGAAAGTCTCTCCCATAGTGAAGAG GATGatgaagaggagggagaggatgaAGATGAGGACGATGGGTTTTTTGTACCCCATGGGTACCTATCTGAGGATGAAGGTGTGACAGAG gagtgTGACCCAGAGAACCAGAAGGTTCGTcagaaactgaaagcaaaggagTGGGACGAGCTGATAGCCAAGGGGAAGAGGTTCCATGTCCTGCAGCCTGTGAAGATTGGCTGTGTCTGGGAAAGGGCAGCAAAGGACACCAGCACCAACACGGACCTGAAGGTGCTCCAGCAGTTCACAGCCTGCGTCCTGGATCCACCCgtggcagaggaggagcagcagacacagaaatgtagcaaaaaaagagcaaaagatcAGCAAA TCCTCGGCCACCTCCTGCCGCTGCTGCACGGGAACGTGCACGGGAGCAAGGTGATCATCCAGGAGTTCCAGGAGTGCTGCCGGCAGGGACTGTTCAGTGACGTGACCGCGGGCGAGGGCAGTGACGGGAGCCCGTCGCGGCCGCAGACCCCGGGCGGGGAGGACAGCGGGGTCCCCTCCAAGGCCAGGCTCAAGAGGATCATTTCCGAGAACTCTGTGTACGAGAAGAGGCCCGAGTTCAGGATGTGCTGGTACGTGCACGCCGAGGTGCTCCGCAGCTTCGGGCAGGAGcacctccctgtcccctgccagTGGAACTACGTCACCCAGGTGCCCTGCGCGGGGAAGGACGAGGTGGGCAGCGTGCCAGGCGTGGCCGTCCTGCAGCCCACCCCCCTGTCAGCCAAGAGGAAGGCCATGGGAAGCATGTCCATCACGAAGTTCATGAAGAGACCTCGGGGTGCTGAGCAG GCTGCAGAGATGGATGGATTTCAGGCAGACAcggaggaagatgaggaagatgATGACTGCATGATTGTGGATGTACAGCCAGGAAAAG GTTCTACAGCTTCAGAATCCAGTGGCACAAGAGCTGCTCACCAGGACAGCAGCATGGTCAGCCCATCTAATACAATTTGA
- the UBXN6 gene encoding LOW QUALITY PROTEIN: UBX domain-containing protein 6 (The sequence of the model RefSeq protein was modified relative to this genomic sequence to represent the inferred CDS: inserted 1 base in 1 codon): protein MRKFFQEIKADLKFKTXGPGQKLSEPSRAPKEKPKAEVAPKPRQAPTDEAQMAAAAALARLELKPKGKAPSASQEAIKNQVKKELMAEAAASEKGLSMEEKEQEEQGAAAPSVSGVYFICPLTGDIVRKDQKEKHLREAIQAYFSVDPVAASIMEIHTFNKDREKVRACVETMAKYLDNIYLHPEEEKYRKIKLQNKVFQERISCLEGTHKFFQAVGFETKTLPVPGQEATEEYYVLKEEMLSRLEELKDCKEQLLSSEPMRAQLHRQLTVFQPSPAAARFELPHDFFNLTAEELRREQRLRTEAVEKASMLRTRAMREKEEQREMRKYNYTLLRVRFPDGYILQGTFYARESVSVLYNFVREALREDWLPFELLGPGGLKLTDENLAFNECGLVPSALLSLAWDAAVMADVEAAAEEQRSPLRPELLARVQTLS, encoded by the exons ATGCGCAAGTTCTTCCAGGAGATCAAGGCCGACCTGAAGTTCAAGA GGGGGCCCGGGCAGAAGCTCTCGGAGCCGTCCCG GGCCCCCAAGGAGAAGCCGAAGGCCGAAGTGGCCCCGAAGCCCCGGCAGGCCCCGACCGATGAGGCGCAgatggcggcggccgcggcgctgGCCCGGCTGGAGCTGAAGCCCAAGGGAAAGGCACCGTCCGCCTCCCAGGAGGCCATCAAGAACCAGG TGAAAAAAGAGCTGATGGCCGAGGCAGCTGCCAGCGAGAAGGGGCTCTCCATGGAGGAAAAG gagcaggaggagcaaggggcagctgctccctctgtCTCGGGTGTTTATTTCATCTGCCCCTTGACCGGTGACATTGTGAGGAAAGACCAGAAGGAAAAGCACCTCCGAGAAGCCATCCAGGCA TATTTCTCCGTGGACCCGGTGGCTGCTTCCATCATGGAGATCCACACCTTCAATAAGGACCGGGAGAAGGTCCGGGCATGCGTGGAGACCATGGCCAA GTACCTGGATAACATCTACCTCCATCCAGAGGAGGAGAAGTACCGGAAAATCAAACTGCAGAACAAGGTGTTTCAG gaaaggaTAAGCTgcttggaagggacacacaaaTTTTTCCAGGCTGTCGGGTTTGAGACAAAAACACTGCCTGTTCCAGGACAAG AGGCCACGGAGGAGTACTATGTGCTGAAGGAGGAGATGCTGAgcaggctggaggagctgaaggattgcaaggagcagctgctgagctcgGAGCCCATGCGGGCGCAGCTGCACCGGCAGCTCACGGTGTTCCAGCCGTCGCCCGCGGCCGCGCGCTTTGAGCTGCCCCACGACTTCTTCAACCTCACTGCAGAGGAGCTCCGCAGGGAGCAGCGGCTCCG GACAGAGGCGGTGGAGAAGGCGTCGATGCTGAGGACCAGAGCCATGCGCgagaaggaggagcagagggagatgAGGAAGTACAACTACACCCTGCTCCGGGTGCGCTTTCCCGATGGATACATCCTCCAAG GGACTTTTTATGCCCGAGAATCAGTATCTGTGCTCTACAACTTTGTGAGAGAAGCACTCAGAGAGGACTGGCTGCCCTTTGAGCTCCTGGGACCCGGAGGTCTCAAACTGACTGATGAGAACTTGGCCTTCAATGAATGTGGGTTG GTGCCCTCGGCCCTGCTGAGCCTGGCCTGGGACGCCGCGGTCATGGCCGACGtggaggcggcggcggaggaGCAGCGCAGCCCCCTCAGACCGGAGCTGCTCGCCAGGGTCCAGACTCTCTCCTGA